A stretch of the Lolium perenne isolate Kyuss_39 chromosome 3, Kyuss_2.0, whole genome shotgun sequence genome encodes the following:
- the LOC127341616 gene encoding type IV inositol polyphosphate 5-phosphatase 3, giving the protein MVEQSQRKPGDQVFWPKVVLKKWLNLRSKDYMFNADEDDDDGGDEQEDNGGCDGGGEADGGVPIADESQVDAVSYRLRRRNSETMRAQYINTKELRICIGTYNAAGKPPPDGLDISQWLGTDAGGEQADMYVLGFQEVVPLNAGNVFGAEDGRPALAWEELIRDTLTRTQPTTSRPKYRYRSHPATPTRDGSDELFPGGTDTETDDDTLFSFPVQAEEFIASTPRMLGAMHMDDPDAGQDEQPQQRTLLKTMSKTDRIGLAWPEQPLDLLAMSTASTSMSSSSSFKSSRSFGAHRSFMNSRVADEPRDDGPAMAADLDDALRGKKSAGRSPFVRIVSKQMVGLFLTIWVRRGLRRCVQNLKVSTVGVGAMGYIGNKGAVSASMSVYQTMFCFVCSHLSAGERPGDLVKRNADVQEIHRRTRFAGPGGLELPRDIYDHERIFWLGDLNYRIDVPYGRAHGLVAAKDWPQLAEKDQLKRELRKGRAFDGWSEGVLEFAPTYKYEIGSGKYIGDDLRGGRRTPAWCDRVLSFGKGVRLLSYGRSELPLSDHMPVAATYAAEVEVFCRRKLQRALTLTDAEVETGEVVVVPDLGF; this is encoded by the exons GGAAGCCAGGGGATCAG GTGTTCTGGCCCAAGGTGGTGCTGAAGAAGTGGCTCAACCTCCGGAGCAAGGACTACATGTTCAACGCCgacgaggatgacgatgacgGCGGCGACGAGCAAG AAGACAACGGCgggtgcgacggcggcggcgaggcagATGGCGGCGTGCCGATCGCCG acGAGAGCCAAGTGGACGCCGTGTCGTACAGGCTGCGGCGGCGGAACTCGGAGACCATGCGCGCGCAGTACATCAACACCAAAGAGCTCAG GATCTGCATCGGCACGTACAACGCGGCCGGCAAGCCCCCTCCGGACGGCCTGGACATCTCCCAGTGGCTAGGAACCGATGCCGGCGGCGAGCAGGCCGACATGTACGTGCTCGGGTTCCAGGAGGTGGTGCCGCTGAACGCCGGCAACGTGTTCGGTGCAGAGGACGGCCGGCCGGCGCTGGCGTGGGAGGAGCTCATCCGCGACACGCTCACGCGGACCCAGCCCACGACCTCCAGGCCCAAGTACAGGTATCGCAGCCACCCGGCCACGCCGACTCGCGACGGCTCCGACGAGCTGTTCCCCGGCGGCACGGACACGGAAACAGACGACGACACGCTCTTCAGCTTCCCGGTGCAGGCCGAGGAGTTCATCGCCTCCACCCCGAGAATGCTCGGGGCCATGCACATGGACGATCCAGATGCCGGCCAAGACGAGCAGCCGCAGCAGAGGACGCTACTGAAGACGATGAGCAAGACGGATAGGATCGGGCTAGCCTGGCCGGAGCAGCCGCTGGACCTGCTGGCGATGTCCACCGCGTCGAcgtcgatgtcatcatcatcgtcgttcaAGTCCTCGAGATCATTCGGCGCCCACAGGTCGTTCATGAACTCGCGGGTGGCCGACGAGCCCCGGGACGATGGTCCGGCGATGGCCGCCGACCTCGACGACGCGCTTCGGGGCAAGAAGAGCGCCGGCAGGTCGCCGTTCGTAAGGATCGTGAGCAAGCAGATGGTGGGCCTCTTCCTGACGATCTGGGTGCGGCGCGGCCTGCGGCGGTGCGTGCAGAACCTCAAGGTCTCCACCGTCGGCGTCGGCGCCATGGGGTACATCGGCAACAAGGGCGCGGTGTCGGCGAGCATGTCGGTCTACCAGACCATGTTCTGCTTCGTGTGCAGCCACCTGTCGGCCGGCGAGCGGCCCGGCGACCTCGTCAAGCGCAACGCCGACGTGCAGGAGATCCACCGCCGGACGCGCTTCGCCGGGCCCGGCGGCCTCGAGCTGCCTCGAGACATCTACGACCACGA GAGGATATTCTGGCTGGGCGATCTGAACTACCGGATCGACGTGCCGTACGGCAGAGCGCACGGCCTGGTCGCGGCCAAGGACTGGCCTCAGTTAGCAGAGAAAGATCAG CTGAAGCGGGAGCTGAGGAAGGGACGAGCGTTCGACGGGTGGAGCGAGGGTGTGCTGGAGTTCGCGCCGACGTACAAGTACGAGATCGGGTCGGGGAAGTACATCGGCGACGACCTGAGGGGCGGCAGGAGGACGCCGGCGTGGTGCGACCGGGTGCTGTCGTTCGGGAAGGGCGTGAGGCTGCTGAGCTACGGGAGGTCGGAGCTGCCGCTGTCGGACCACATGCCGGTGGCGGCCACCtacgcggcggaggtggaggtgtTCTGCAGGAGGAAGCTGCAGAGGGCGCTCACGCTCACGGATGCCGAGGTGGAGACAGGGGAGGTGGTCGTTGTGCCGGACCTTGGATTTTGA